A region from the Mesorhizobium sp. J8 genome encodes:
- a CDS encoding mandelate racemase/muconate lactonizing enzyme family protein: protein MKIRRVKATPINYRLEAPYVWVFGELDGFSPTIVEVETEDGLVGIGEAPTPGAAAIINDVLAPRLIGRDAFDIAGAEEVCLPFWSGVQSINDRTRIMAFGAIEMALWDLRGKAWKQPLYQLLGGAVRKDIPFTDYFSLRGDGARVKGEKTPEDVADYCVELNERHGTTFFEGKFSTHDPKVSMKMVELIRKRLGDGAMIRIDSNQAYSLATARQLARPLEELGVRNWEDPVATVEEMRELRRHTSIPFSTHNIDIARAMELKVPDAFVGNPTAHGGINRMLRFVGACEHAGIDYWCYSGDTGIGSACYLHLCAALGWIREPNQSLFRMQPNDIIEEGPFSPRNNVVPVPEGHGLGVTLSQERLAACHRDFVENGPCNKYHDPEKPGTYRRLPLN, encoded by the coding sequence ATGAAGATCAGGCGCGTCAAGGCAACCCCGATCAACTACAGGCTGGAAGCGCCTTATGTCTGGGTCTTCGGCGAGCTCGACGGCTTCTCGCCGACGATCGTCGAGGTCGAGACCGAGGACGGGCTCGTCGGCATCGGTGAGGCGCCGACGCCGGGCGCAGCCGCCATCATCAACGACGTGCTGGCGCCGAGACTCATTGGCCGCGACGCCTTCGACATCGCCGGCGCGGAGGAAGTCTGCCTGCCCTTCTGGAGCGGCGTGCAGTCGATCAACGACCGCACCCGCATCATGGCGTTCGGCGCCATCGAGATGGCGCTGTGGGACCTGCGCGGCAAGGCCTGGAAGCAGCCGCTCTATCAGTTGCTCGGCGGCGCGGTGCGCAAGGACATCCCCTTCACCGATTATTTCTCGCTGCGCGGCGATGGGGCCAGGGTGAAAGGCGAGAAGACGCCGGAAGACGTCGCCGACTATTGTGTCGAACTCAACGAGCGGCACGGCACGACCTTCTTCGAAGGCAAGTTCTCGACGCATGATCCGAAGGTCTCGATGAAAATGGTCGAGCTGATCCGAAAAAGGCTCGGCGACGGCGCAATGATCCGCATCGATTCCAACCAAGCCTATTCGCTCGCCACCGCGAGGCAATTGGCGAGGCCGCTGGAAGAGCTCGGCGTGCGCAACTGGGAAGACCCGGTGGCGACCGTCGAGGAGATGCGCGAACTACGCCGCCACACCTCGATCCCGTTCTCGACCCACAATATCGACATCGCGCGCGCCATGGAGCTGAAGGTGCCGGACGCCTTCGTCGGCAACCCGACGGCACATGGCGGCATCAACCGCATGCTGCGCTTCGTCGGCGCCTGCGAGCATGCCGGCATCGATTACTGGTGCTACAGCGGCGACACCGGCATCGGCAGCGCCTGTTACCTGCATCTGTGCGCCGCGCTCGGCTGGATCCGGGAGCCCAACCAGTCGCTGTTCCGCATGCAGCCGAACGATATCATCGAGGAAGGTCCGTTTTCGCCGAGGAACAATGTTGTGCCCGTGCCCGAAGGCCACGGCCTCGGGGTCACGCTGTCGCAGGAGCGGCTTGCCGCCTGCCATCGCGATTTCGTCGAAAACGGACCCTGCAACAAATATCACGACCCGGAAAAGCCCGGGACCTACCGCAGACTGCCGTTGAATTAG